In Schistocerca serialis cubense isolate TAMUIC-IGC-003099 chromosome 3, iqSchSeri2.2, whole genome shotgun sequence, the following proteins share a genomic window:
- the LOC126469565 gene encoding inhibitor of growth protein 5-like, translated as MDWRQISRDAGLMQTATMTCALYLEHYLDSLEHLPIELQRNFTLMRDLDARAQGLMRNIDRMASEYLRQLKTLPPHKRKEQMNTIQHLFNKAKEYGDDKVQLAIQTYELVDKHIRRLDADLARFEAEIQDKALSTSRSQQQQLQQQQQQQQEEAYAGKKGRKKLKDKERKKRAGNGSSEEEASVASKGSRKKHKKGSLGLGGSGHGSSASGSGAGPSCSGLGGSSLVECIDVPVGVGGVGGMLPSLAAIAHPSDVLDMPVDPNEPTYCLCHQVSYGEMIGCDNPDCPIEWFHFACVGLVTKPKGKWFCPKCNADRKKK; from the exons atggattggagacagatctcgaG GGACGCGGGCCTGATGCAGACGGCGACCATGACGTGCGCGCTGTACCTGGAGCACTACCTGGACAGCCTGGAGCACCTGCCCATAGAGCTGCAGCGCAACTTCACGCTGATGCGCGACCTGGACGCGCGCGCCCAGGGCCTCATGCGCAACATCGACCGCATGGCCAGCGAGTACCTGCGCCAGCTCAAGACGCTGCCGCCGCACAAGCGCAAGGAGCAGATGAACACCATCCAGCACCTGTTCAACAAGGCCAAGGAGTACGGAGACGACAAGGTGCAGCTCGCCATCCAGACGTACGAGCTGGTGGACAAGCACATCCGCCGGCTGGACGCCGACCTGGCCCGCTTCGAGGCCGAGATCCAGGACAAGGCGCTGAGCACCTCGCGCAGCCAGCAgcagcaactgcagcagcagcagcaacagcagcaggagGAAGCGTACGCGGGCAAGAAGGGCCGCAAGAAGCTGAAGGACAAGGAGCGCAAGAAGCGCGCGGGCAACGGCTCGTCCGAGGAGGAGGCGAGTGTCGCTTCCAAGGGATCCCGCAAGAAGCACAAGAAGGGCAGCCTCGGGCTGGGCGGCTCTGGGCACGGGTCGAGCGCGTCGGGCAGCGGCGCCGGCCCGTCGTGCAGCGGCTTGGGCGGCTCCTCGCTCGTCGAGTGCATCGACGTGCCCGTCGGCGTGGGGGGCGTGGGCGGCATGTTGCCCAGCCTCGCCGCCATCGCGCACCCCTCCGACGTGCTCGACATGCCCGTCGACCCCAACGAGCCCACCTACTGTCTGTGCCACCAGGTGTCCTACGGCGAGATGATCGGCTGCGACAATCCGGATTGTCCCATCGAGTGGTTCCACTTCGCGTGCGTCGGTCTCGTCACCAAGCCCAAGGGCAAGTGGTTCTGTCCCAAGTGCAACGCAGATCGCAAGAAGAAGTAA